A portion of the Bacteroides faecium genome contains these proteins:
- a CDS encoding FecR family protein, translated as MMENPDQNSDYALRAIQEPRLRETEEFNQWISVPENKKLFLDLMACKEAVMRESLDRRRKAKTKTRIWVAASAVAAILVLAFLIPSLLPSFFIKKEEPVRFFAATVSGEHVMLQMDGHHEQQLLEDSVMDIKKWKTLTPDTTCCQTLTTPRGKSFLLVLSDGTKVWINAESSLRYPVAFNGKERRVELKGEACFEVAKDEKCPFIVSADGMDTHVLGTKFNVRSYTTEDRHVTLVQGKVQVTNTNSLTSVVLQPGQDLTYTETGEEKISRVNIATYTAWTEGMFYFEDSSLEEIMSSLGRWYNVNVDFEQVELYNIRLNFWTNRNAHLDEAVELLNKLEKVHVEYQDGTITIKHI; from the coding sequence ATGATGGAAAATCCAGACCAGAATTCAGATTATGCATTGCGTGCGATACAGGAACCGAGACTAAGGGAGACGGAAGAGTTCAACCAGTGGATTAGCGTACCTGAAAACAAGAAACTATTTCTTGACCTGATGGCTTGCAAGGAAGCTGTGATGCGTGAAAGCCTGGATAGGAGACGCAAGGCAAAAACGAAAACACGTATTTGGGTAGCGGCTTCTGCTGTGGCTGCCATTTTGGTTTTGGCCTTTCTTATACCTTCTTTACTTCCTTCTTTCTTTATAAAAAAAGAGGAACCGGTGCGATTCTTTGCCGCAACTGTCAGTGGAGAACATGTGATGCTGCAAATGGACGGTCATCATGAACAACAACTGTTGGAAGACAGTGTGATGGACATCAAAAAATGGAAAACATTGACGCCGGATACCACCTGCTGTCAAACGTTGACTACACCACGTGGAAAAAGTTTCCTATTAGTATTGTCCGACGGGACTAAAGTGTGGATAAATGCTGAAAGTAGCCTGCGCTATCCTGTCGCATTCAACGGGAAGGAACGACGGGTAGAGTTGAAAGGTGAAGCCTGCTTTGAAGTGGCAAAGGATGAAAAATGTCCCTTTATCGTAAGTGCCGACGGCATGGATACCCATGTGCTGGGTACTAAATTCAATGTACGTTCATACACAACAGAAGACCGCCACGTGACATTGGTGCAGGGAAAAGTGCAAGTGACCAACACGAACAGCCTTACATCCGTAGTACTTCAACCCGGACAGGACTTGACTTATACGGAAACCGGAGAAGAGAAAATATCGCGTGTCAACATAGCTACCTATACGGCATGGACAGAAGGAATGTTCTATTTTGAAGATTCGTCACTGGAAGAAATTATGAGTTCTCTGGGCAGATGGTACAACGTGAACGTCGACTTTGAACAGGTGGAACTATACAATATCCGCCTGAACTTTTGGACGAACCGCAACGCTCATCTGGACGAGGCGGTGGAACTGCTGAATAAACTGGAAAAAGTACATGTAGAATATCAGGACGGGACTATTACGATTAAACATATATAA
- a CDS encoding nucleotidyl transferase AbiEii/AbiGii toxin family protein produces the protein MDINKHKFFMMQVLKDIYTDKELANCLGFKGGTALMFFYQLPRFSVDLDFNLLDSAKEKRVYEKVHAILLKYGKIFDEAMKFYDPIIVLDYGMGERKLKVEISNRIYDNHYEIKNLLGIEMKVLVQSDMFAHKLCALLDRSEVTSRDIFDCWFFLQNHSAINAGIVENRMGLPLADYIQKCVERLEQTSDKSLISGLGELTDAKMKSFVRTKLRKETIQLLQFFKEFPTLA, from the coding sequence ATGGACATAAATAAGCATAAGTTTTTCATGATGCAGGTATTGAAAGACATATATACGGATAAGGAACTTGCCAACTGTCTAGGATTTAAAGGCGGAACAGCCTTGATGTTTTTCTACCAGCTTCCGAGGTTTTCTGTCGATTTGGACTTCAACTTGCTAGATAGTGCCAAAGAAAAAAGAGTATATGAGAAAGTTCACGCCATATTATTGAAATATGGTAAAATATTCGATGAAGCCATGAAGTTTTACGACCCCATTATCGTACTTGATTATGGCATGGGCGAGCGGAAATTGAAAGTCGAAATATCCAATCGCATCTACGACAATCACTACGAGATAAAAAATCTGTTAGGCATAGAAATGAAAGTATTGGTACAATCGGATATGTTCGCTCATAAGTTGTGCGCATTGCTCGACCGTTCAGAAGTGACAAGCCGTGACATCTTCGACTGTTGGTTTTTCTTGCAGAATCATTCCGCTATCAATGCCGGTATCGTTGAGAACCGCATGGGGCTTCCTCTTGCCGATTACATACAAAAGTGCGTGGAACGTCTGGAACAGACAAGTGACAAAAGTCTGATAAGCGGATTGGGAGAACTGACCGATGCAAAGATGAAATCCTTTGTCAGAACGAAACTTCGTAAAGAAACCATCCAACTGCTGCAATTCTTCAAAGAGTTCCCGACTTTAGCGTAG
- a CDS encoding Imm10 family immunity protein, translating into MEIKFTANHIVYELTEDNSYLVGYADDKNDTEEYVIIERALEFDEQDISLGMNSYYIEYTDQSNSGYDICNNVILRQNEITFSVKNGQMDGITSITVAYKENLIKDIKEYRKMLSDILGDRLIIE; encoded by the coding sequence ATGGAAATAAAATTTACAGCCAATCATATAGTATATGAACTAACAGAAGATAATTCATATTTAGTGGGGTACGCAGACGATAAAAATGATACTGAAGAGTATGTGATTATTGAAAGAGCATTAGAGTTTGATGAACAAGATATTAGTTTAGGAATGAACTCGTACTATATCGAATATACAGATCAATCTAATTCTGGCTATGATATATGTAACAACGTTATCTTGCGTCAAAATGAAATAACCTTTTCTGTAAAGAATGGACAAATGGATGGCATTACTTCAATCACTGTTGCGTATAAGGAAAATCTAATTAAAGATATAAAGGAATATAGAAAAATGCTTTCAGATATTCTGGGAGATAGATTAATTATTGAATAG
- a CDS encoding RNA polymerase sigma factor has product MDNSQNAIAILYKQYWQKLYIHAYNLLNDGESAKDVLSDVFCSVLENSEQFEGKTDLLPLFYVMVKNRCIDHIRHQNVVNRNAERYLEELYSGWTAKEYRDYEDKIDRMQESIRQMAPQMRIVVEEFFLNEKKCAEISEILNISDNTVRTHIARALKILRKRLSVFLLITV; this is encoded by the coding sequence ATGGATAATAGTCAAAATGCTATCGCCATATTGTATAAGCAATATTGGCAAAAGCTCTATATTCATGCATATAATCTGCTGAATGACGGAGAAAGCGCAAAGGATGTATTGAGTGATGTGTTTTGCTCAGTACTTGAAAACAGCGAGCAGTTTGAGGGGAAGACTGATTTGCTGCCTTTATTCTATGTCATGGTGAAAAACCGTTGCATTGACCACATACGTCATCAGAATGTAGTGAACCGGAATGCGGAAAGATACTTGGAAGAACTTTATAGCGGTTGGACTGCCAAAGAGTATCGGGACTACGAAGATAAAATAGACCGGATGCAGGAGAGTATCCGCCAGATGGCGCCGCAAATGCGCATAGTAGTGGAAGAGTTTTTTCTGAATGAAAAAAAATGTGCGGAAATTAGTGAAATATTAAATATCAGTGACAATACAGTCAGAACCCATATTGCCCGGGCTTTGAAAATACTCCGTAAACGATTGAGTGTCTTTTTACTTATTACAGTTTAA
- a CDS encoding ATP-binding cassette domain-containing protein, giving the protein MIQNTFCMAGGVARNPLVRLAKPITATIGANEHIAIVGPNGGGKSLFVDTLIGKYPLREGTLQYDFSPSATQTVYDNVKYIAFRDTYGAADANYYYQQRWNAHDQDETPDVREMLGEIKDEQLKNELFELFRIEPLLDKKIILLSSGELRKFQLTKTLLTAPRVLIMDNPFIGLDAPTRELLFSLLERLTKMSSVQIILVLSMMDDIPSFITHVIPVDKMEVFSKMEREAYLTAFRNRDATTSFDELQKRIIDLPYDGNNYDSDEVVKLNKVSIRYGDRTILNELDWTVHRGEKWALSGENGAGKSTLLSLVCADNPQSYACDISLFGRKRGTGESIWEIKKHIGYVSPEMHRAYLKNLPAIEIVASGLHDSIGLYKRPQPEQMAVCEWWMDIFGIADLKDKPFLQLSSGEQRLALLARAFVKDPELLILDEPLHGLDTYNRRRVKKVIEAFCKRKDKTMIMVTHYESELPDTITNRIFLKRN; this is encoded by the coding sequence ATGATCCAAAATACATTCTGCATGGCGGGGGGCGTAGCACGCAACCCGCTTGTGCGTTTAGCCAAACCTATCACGGCAACTATCGGAGCGAACGAACATATAGCCATTGTAGGTCCCAATGGGGGTGGCAAGAGCCTTTTTGTAGATACATTAATCGGAAAATATCCGCTACGTGAAGGAACACTCCAGTATGACTTTTCCCCTTCCGCTACTCAAACTGTTTATGATAATGTGAAATATATCGCGTTCCGTGATACTTATGGAGCGGCAGATGCCAATTATTACTACCAACAGCGTTGGAATGCGCACGACCAGGATGAAACGCCGGACGTCCGCGAAATGTTGGGAGAGATTAAAGACGAACAACTGAAAAATGAACTGTTCGAGCTCTTCCGCATCGAACCTCTTCTTGATAAAAAGATAATCCTTCTTTCAAGTGGTGAACTGCGTAAATTCCAGCTCACAAAGACACTGTTGACAGCCCCCCGCGTTCTGATAATGGATAATCCGTTTATCGGATTGGATGCGCCTACCCGCGAATTGTTATTCTCTTTGCTTGAACGTCTGACAAAAATGTCGTCCGTCCAGATTATTCTGGTGCTTTCCATGATGGATGATATACCTTCCTTTATCACTCACGTTATCCCTGTTGATAAAATGGAAGTGTTTTCCAAGATGGAACGCGAAGCCTACCTGACTGCTTTCCGCAACAGAGACGCAACTACTTCTTTCGATGAATTGCAGAAACGGATTATTGATTTGCCTTATGACGGCAACAACTATGACTCGGACGAAGTGGTGAAACTGAATAAGGTAAGTATCCGCTATGGCGACCGCACTATTCTGAACGAACTGGACTGGACAGTGCATCGTGGGGAGAAATGGGCGTTGAGCGGGGAGAATGGTGCAGGAAAGTCTACATTATTGAGTTTGGTTTGTGCGGATAATCCACAATCATACGCTTGCGACATCAGCCTTTTCGGACGCAAACGGGGAACTGGAGAAAGTATCTGGGAAATCAAGAAACACATCGGATATGTAAGTCCCGAGATGCATCGTGCTTATCTCAAAAACTTGCCGGCTATTGAAATCGTAGCCAGCGGACTGCACGACAGTATCGGACTGTACAAACGCCCCCAACCGGAGCAGATGGCTGTATGTGAGTGGTGGATGGATATATTCGGCATTGCCGATTTGAAAGACAAACCTTTCTTGCAGCTTTCCAGTGGGGAGCAACGTCTGGCTCTGTTGGCACGTGCTTTCGTCAAAGATCCTGAATTACTGATTTTGGACGAACCGCTTCATGGATTGGATACTTACAATCGTCGTCGGGTCAAAAAGGTGATCGAAGCCTTCTGCAAACGTAAAGATAAGACGATGATTATGGTAACGCATTATGAATCAGAACTTCCGGATACGATTACAAACCGCATCTTCTTGAAAAGAAATTAG
- a CDS encoding VOC family protein, whose translation MKFSNVRLLVKDFAKCFKFYTEQLGLKPAWGDENSGYASFKVADGIEGFALFVSDWMASSVGNADKQQPVAMREKLMVSFYVDNVDETFATLKAKGVTFISEPTDMPDWGMRTLYLRDPEENLIELFTPLSPEKFSQELLEEDKKFQ comes from the coding sequence ATGAAATTCAGCAACGTAAGATTATTAGTGAAAGACTTCGCCAAATGCTTCAAATTCTACACCGAACAACTCGGACTGAAACCTGCTTGGGGAGATGAAAATAGCGGATACGCCAGTTTTAAAGTAGCCGACGGAATAGAAGGCTTCGCCCTTTTTGTATCCGACTGGATGGCGTCTTCGGTAGGCAATGCAGATAAGCAGCAACCCGTTGCGATGCGTGAAAAATTAATGGTTTCATTCTATGTAGATAACGTAGACGAAACCTTTGCCACCCTAAAAGCCAAAGGCGTGACGTTTATCAGTGAACCTACGGATATGCCCGATTGGGGGATGCGTACCTTGTATCTGCGCGACCCCGAAGAAAATCTTATAGAACTCTTTACCCCTCTATCGCCGGAGAAATTTAGCCAGGAGCTTCTTGAAGAAGATAAGAAATTTCAATAA